CTAGTGGATCTGTCGTTTGTTTACTGCCTTGTTCGAACTCCTAGCTGAAAAAGGGTTCCAAAatagcttctttttttttttattgtattggTCTTTGGATTTAGGAAACTttgattttcttaaatttttcttCGAGTGATTTTCAGTAGAATTAGCAACGCCGTATACCTTGATGCGATTTTTGATAAGAACGATAAAGAGTTTCCTCAAATGGTGACAGGATTTCACTTCGGAGGTAGTTATGGATGGTAGATCTGGGGATTCGTCGAGTGAAGATCCTCAAAGTTCGTCGGGTGGTGGGAGATTTGAATGCAACATATGCTTTGATCCAGCGCAGGAGCCCGTAGTCACCCTCTGCGGACACCTTTTTTGCTGGCCCTGTCTCTACGAATGGCTCCATGACCATTCCTGCTCTTCTGAATGCCCTGTGTGCAAGGCCACCATCGATGAGGAGGAGATTGTCCCTCTCTATGGCGGTGGAACTAACTCTGCAGAGCCGCAGCAGTCCAGGTCAAGTTCCGGAATGGACATACCGGATCGACCACCTGGCCGGAGGACGACCACCGCGACACAAAACCGGCAACCTGGCCCAAACCCTATTCATCGTCACAACCTCAATCATAACCATCACCATCACCCAAGGTTCATAAACCCAAATCAGTGGGCTGGCATGGGGCTCACGAACCTTACACCTGCATATGCAGTGACAAATCAGTTGcctcctccgcctcctcctccACATTATTTGGCTGGCGCAAGTGTTGGCAATTTCATGTTTCTAAATACAGCTGCCAATGATGTTACTGCTGTTTTGCACCGTGGGTATAACAATGAACTTCACAGCCTGCAACCGCAGGCTCAAGGGTTCCAACATGGTCAAGGGCTTCATGGCTGGCATCCCCAGTGGGTCCACCAGGGCCATGGCCATCATCATCATGGGATTGGTCATGTTCGACGAGCAAACCGTGGCCAATCTGAGATCTGGATAATACTTTTGATTGTGCTTGTTGCTCTGGTATTCTCTGATATAGTATCAAAAATGCCTCTGtaaatactagattttttttgcaTATTTCCACATCATATTAGTGTGCTTAGGCATTAGATAATTGAAAGTTAAACTAAGATTTCGTTTGGCTCAATTGTTAATTGGTTACCTTTGCATTTTTCTTATCTCCATGCTCCCAATTTCCTGGGGGACTCACTTGAAGCAGCAACGATGTGTTCTAGATTTGTTCTATATTGCCCACATTGCTTAAGTGAGAAAGCTTGCTTTATTCACTAGAAGGCTTACTGCTGCCTATTGTCTATTGCTATTTGATATGATAGTTGAACTAAGAAGCAAAGGACATCCTTGTGTATTGTACAGGAATGAAGATGCAAATCACTAGACTCGGTCAATTAATAtgcatctatatttataattttgCAATTATAAATGTGGTGGAATTATAATTTTGCAGTCCTTAATGTTCTCGTTGACTTAGGGGTGAGAGGAAAGGGCTAAATGTGGAAATTTCTTGTTTATACTTTTAGTATTGTTTATATAATATCCTGTAACACATTTTGCATTAGTTCTAAATGTGTTATATGCACTTTGATCTCTATATGAATGATGAATCCGTGGTCTATATTGACATGATAATCCTCACTGTGTTTTATGAAGACAAATGATGGGTGCCTATTCTCAAAGAGATTATCAGATAAAACAAATTCTATTAAGTTGTTGACTATGATTTTGGTGCTTATTCTCAACTAAGCATGTGATGGTAAATTGTTGAAATTATAATACGATGGTAATGCTTATTTCAAGCAAGTTATAAGGTTAGCTCATTCTCTAGAGCTATGCTTTGATAAGCTAAAGTGGATCTGAAATGTCTGTTACCTTATATTTTTCTTATGAGAATATCTGTACATTCAATGATTTGTGTGCTACCTTTTTCTTTTCATAATTGTATCAATTTCCTACAGTAGTAATTATCATGCACATAGAATTGCTGAAACAAGTCAAAGTGGAGGGACTTAGATAGAATTGAGTTCACATAGAATTGCTTTCACAGATGTAAAACTCATGAACTCGGTGTGATTTCATAAGTGGACTCAGCTCCAATTTGGTTTTGAAATTAAGCAACGGCCTTCCACTGATTTAGGGAGTGTTTGGTAGAGCTTTTACTAAACACTTCTTAGATTCTAGCTACATGGAAGCACCTATGAGTGTTTGGGAATGTCAACTTCAATTTCTATAACTTTTACTCAAAAGCTAGAAATAAGAAtttgatgtttttttttgtttatggtCTAAAATTAAAAGTTGATATTTATGCCCTTAATAATGAAGCTTCTTTTTGTTCTTGCTTCaacaatcatattttattataagtatttattttataaataatattttatatttttatataatttgcatttctagaatttttttatacatatttttttttgtgtatttatataaattttgtcattttttatattttatttttattgattttatatGTTTTCAAACATTTatgttataaaaaataattttgatacaatattcaaaatataataataattatataaacacgTGTTTATTTTTTGCAAACAATATTCATGTTTAAGGATATTATTGCCATGtaactaaaaattaaacttggaaGTAATTATTCATCAAATACTCAAACTTTACCTTGGATTAGCCTTTGGCTTTTATTTCCAAATATTCCATACTTTAACTTCTCACgaaatttaaaataatctctATAACAATCACTTTTAAATAAGCAAAAGCTCTCCCAAACACTCTCTTAATATTGGACATAGAGAAGGGGAAGATGAGGATGTTTATGACATGGAAGATGTGGAAGCTGATGTCAATTTACATGACATACTGAGATTTGTTGGTATTCATTGTTATTCAAAAACTTGTAGTCTTATTTAGCAATATTTTGGAACTTGATCTTTGGCAATGGCATGGTGGTTAAGCACTTATTGATAATACTTGAAACTTCAAATTTTCACTTATGTTGAAGTTTGTGCATTCTTCTGCTTCAAACATCAATACTTTCTAACTTTTATTTGAGTTTTTGCATTCTTCTGCTTATTGCTAATTCTTAAAGGCTGAACTTGTGTCActgtttgatttttttaataatacttgaagttatgtttaagttttaggttgattatgcgattatgtttttCAGAAAGATACCAACTTGTATCATTATTATCACTATGCATAAGAGGAATATTTTAGATTTGAGTCTACTGGAGAAAATTGGAAAATCTAGCATGAGTCTTGCATAGGGACTATAGCTTTGAATGTTTCCTCTATGTCCATTGTCATGTCACATTTTCTAACTATCTAATTATGCTCTGCCATTTGCTAGGTTTTTGGATATGCATTAAATTTTTATCCAAGCAGAAATTTACTTAAAACCTTCTACATAAAAATTTCTATAAAGATATAAAAACAAAATTAGGTGTAACGactcggccctcttggcccatttggcgaccctcgggtcgtcgaccgtcggctcttatgtcgtcggcccatttggcgacctctaatgtcgtcgactgacgacccttggccgtgccattactcactagaactttccacccctggctagtggatttttgcctcccccaggattcgaactctaaacctccagacttaagtattagagtttatgaatcctggtaatcaAGTGAGATTTTTATCCTCAATCTAAAAGATCGAGATTTTAACTATGTATGGCATAGGGACAAGTTGGCAGGGACGCTGGAggtgagcgaatcaccttttgtcaCATGAGATTTTAACTATGTAGAAATGTCATTCATTGTTAACAGTGGATGCTTGCTCTTATTAAATAATTCCTCGTGGTTCCTACCTCATGCGTTCATTCATTTCATTCACTTGATACGAGAAGGATCACTACCTCTTTGGCTCTTCCTACAGATGACTTAATGATACTTGATACTTTATCTTGTCTGACCAACATGTCTGGACTGGGACTACCTTATTTAGGAAGAAATAGAATTACAAATATCTACATGTTCTAGAGTAATTTTCTTGAGACATACCAATTTTCTCAAATTTCAGTTGTGCAACCTTTATTAATCGACAATCTCAATTTCAGTTGGTATGGGGTCCATTTGGATGTTTGTTTTTGTATCTTTCCGGGCCTTCTAGCTGTCTGGACTGCATTGTGAAGATTTTACAAACATAAACAAACTATTATTTAATTAGCCTTTTCATTGTGTTGTTTGTCTGGGCTTCTTTTTTCAGTCTTTAATCCATTCTCTTCACGAATACCTTGTTtgctaattattattttttttttgtttagctaCTTGTCATATCATTATCTCTGAGCTTTCTGCTATTCTTTGTCTGATTGTTATCATTGCATTGCTGCAGCTTTGAGTCATTAAATCAATGAAGTCCTTGGTATCATCTTCTTAAAATGACATTGTATATACAAGATGTCTCCTTACGTCGGCTGGCCATTTCACGTTAGTTATTCTAAGAATTTGATGACTATCCATGTTCTTTTAGAACACTAAACTGGAAGTAGACTGTTTTGTTTCATTGATTCGATAGATATAACTGTGATGGATCAACCCTTGGTTGCTAAGTTCCTCAGTGGGACTTAAGGGAGGTATTAGCAGCGGGGGCACTTAAGAGAGGCCTCATTTTGTGTTGAAATAATTGCTGATTCTGAATCTAAAATACATTCTCCAGATGGATTAAATAGAAGATACATCTAGGGAGCTATTACACTAAGTATTCAAATGCCTCTCCTAATGGAGAAAGTATGTCAAACAATTATAGATCAGCAATCTTTAATTTTAACAATAGTTGACTGAGCCTAACATTGTCTGCAATAAATTCCTGTTCTAAGCATCTATTAGGAACCTGCAGATACAAGGAGTTGTTTTGTTATTGAAATTCACTTGGAATGCATAATCAATCTGTGAACCTTGTTGACATATTTATCTTCAGTATTTACTTGGAACTCAATTCATCTAGAGTTATCATTCTTAGAAAATTGCAATTCAGAAATAAGAAAACAATATCAAACTCCTGGTTCCTCTCTTTACTGGATCTTACGTCAGAAGTAGAATTATCAAACTCTGAACTATAATGTGATTCGCTGGCCATGAACGGTGGTCATCGCCGGACTGATAGCAGGCTTCTGAGATTATCTTAGAAACATTTATCATGCCATTACTGCAAATGGTTTCCTTTGTTTCATTACTCTTAAAACCATTTAGTGTTCCGGTTCACAATCGGTTACTCTTCTTTAAAGCCTGATACTTTGGTTATGATTGACAATTCTCATtttgcttttctttttcttagtgcTTTTTTTTCCTGTGCAATTTATTACAAATCCTTTCAACATAGCTTCCTTACAAATCCTTACAAATCTCCTGTCCCGAAACTCCCTCTGTCCCACGCAGAAAATGACATCCGACTCGTGAAAAACACATGACGAAGGAGGAATTCTAAacttacataggcattggatcggtctgtggaccgatccacctatagcctgatcggttcacagaccgatcagagccttcctggaccgatcaggctatgacCTGATCGATCCAAAAAAAatctgtggatcggtcagcaatgACCTGATCGATCCAAAAAAAatctgtggatcggtctgctgaccgatccaaaaaaaaaaaagctgtGGATTGAGGACTCTACATCTAATATGAGATCATCCATTTACATTTTTTGCTCCTGCTTCTACTTCCAATGAGCCTTTACTCTCCAGTTCTAGTGTAATAGAAGCTCGATCATTCTTGCGCCAGTAAAAGCGACTGAACTTTTTGTTAATGAGTTAAGGCAGATCTGGAAACTCAATCTAGAATAGGGATGTGCTTGTTTTGCCCTCAAAACATTAATTGCCTGCTTTGAAATGCACCCAAACTTTTCAAGTAGTCACTTTGCTATTCAGATTGCAGATTTGTGTGCGTGGTTCTGAAAATACGGGTGAAACTTCCATGACATTCAATAACTTACGATTTCGTTATGGAATTAATATCCCCTCCATTGTTGCAATGGCTAGTAGTGAAGAGATGTGTCAGCTCTCGTCGAAGTTGGAGGGGCGTGGGGTCGGGCTTCAATCGAACGAAGTGGAAGCCATCTGTGCTGGAGAGGGCTAGGGCAACGAGAGAAGGCTGTCGAACTCGTTTCTCGCAGTGAGCAGGCAACAGGCGATGAGCTCTGTTGGTTTCCTCTTTCGTCACGTGTTTTTCACAAGTCGGTTGTCGTTTTCTGTGTGGGACAGAGGGACAGGGAAAGTTTTGGGACAGGAGATTTGAGCTGAGGAAACTTTAAATTCTTACAGCCGTTCAGAGAATCCTCTATTCTTCAGGAAATCCTCATGTACTTTCCTATTGAAATAGGGAAGGGAGTTTCACCGCATTATGTCAGTCCTTTTGCCCTCAATTATTTCTCCTGCGACAGGGATGAATGCGACATGTTCAGGAGGGCCTCTTGTTTGGTGGATGGTGACCACTGCCCCTCTCTTTCTTCCATCTCTGACAGCATGACCAAAGTGCGGAAAAGGAGGAAAAATCAAAATGATCGGGTGTCCTTTCACACATTacatcagtttttttttttttttttttttttttgttgttgttaatCTCATTCCAGTCCCCAGTTTGAGTTTGAACTTAATATGCAGGGATTCAACCATGGGCCCATTCATTGTGCAAAAAAGTGGGTCTCGCCGCCCAacggccccctaggcctggctCCACAGGAATTCTAGGAACCATGGGCCCATTCATGCTTGCATTGTGGAATGAACTCACGCCCTAATAATAACTTCTAGCAATGATTCTACGAGAATGCAGTAATTTGTCAGCTTGAATAGAGGTATGAACacaaatattaataaattaacaGCTGGCaatgctttgttttttttttgttcattggTACATGAAGACCACTTGCGGATATGGCAGGCTTGTCCTGATGCCTCGTTTGTTGCTGCATAGAAAGATCTCATCTTTCTTACCTCTGTTTTTGCATGTGGCAATCCATTGTTCAGAGTATTCAAAGACAAATTAAACGTCGTTCTGTTGACAGAAAGATACTAGATAATTCTAGGAGTCCCTGTTGGGCTTAGAATGTGGAAACTCATCTATCGCATATTATTTGGCATTTGTAAGTTGGTTGTTCCCTGGAACTTTGACTTTGTTTCGTTTATATAAAGTGAGACATGAAAACAGAACTGAAACTTCGAACAAATTTAGCTTACTTCAAATAGATAAcgcaatttatttatttatttattgtttttcttttaacttaatttaCAAGCAATTTTATTTCTGGTATACATATATGAAAAATAGAGGGAATACGGGAACATTATTTTCTTTAATCAGATTACTCTGTTGTTCAATTGAAATTATCAGTAATTCCATTGtggattctttttatttaatGCTATTTGAATTTAAACCAGATTACAAATCCGTTAATTGAATTCAATCGGTTGAAAAATGGATATTTGAAATAGTAGGTGTTCTGGTCTCAGATCGTAGTCTAAGGAGTCAACAAAAAGATTCTAACTTTGCGAAGGTAACAGGGGACACTCTAAGAGATTAGAATCGGCGTCGAGGATGTGCGAGAGGCTATGGAGGagcaaaaaaaatttgaaatagttGGGAAATTTAGATTGTTGTGTGCACATACTTGTACCCACAAGAGCGAATGACCTTTTATAGAGCTGTAGTTAAATCCTCATATTCTCCATGTGTTCCACGATAGCTACTTATGTTGTACAAGTTCTTTAGAATAAATAACTACGTTATTCACGTCTTGCAGGGGATAATAGCTACATTATCCACATTCTTCGGGGGAACAACGGCTATGTTGTCCATGTCTACTAGAGACGATAGCACAACCATCCACATAcgatgtgaatcctgcttggggAGTCGAGAGACTAAGCCGAAGGGgaaattgggggggggggggggggcaagctATAGAAGTCGAGCCCCTTAGCTGTTGGCATCGAGAGATTGGGCCAAGGGGGAAATCGGGAGCGAGTTGTAGGAGTCCGGTGAATAAGTTGGTGGAGTTAGTGATCACTTTGACCTCTATCTTTGCCTGACTATTGACCCCAATCTTTGATCGGGCCACGTCACATGTGGGTTCCATCATAAGCCTCCCCTCTAATCTAATTGAAGGAGATTCGAGGTTGACTAACTGGACTCTATGCATTTTAGGCCAGACTTCTTACTCGGGAGTTAGGATTGACATGGACCAACAACCCTAACACCATACTGTTGCATGTTTTGGGAATCAACGAGTCGGGTACCATTAATGCGGATGATACGCATGATGACGTATTCAAATAATGATTGGTGCATCTTGTCTTGCACTAAATGCTACCGAGTTGAAGGTCGCAATATGTCAGAGTCATGCCAAGGTATCGAATGGAAATGACTATTGAGATTTCATGGATCCGAGCATCAGATCTAATGGCTCAGCATGATAGCCCACTGTTTTCTCGATCTAGTGGTTGAAATTCCAAGCCTTGAGTATATTAGGGCTAACAAGGGGAAAGTGTGGTCACTTCATTTTGTCATCTTCTCCGAGTTCAAGCAATGATGATTTTTTGCATCCCCACGAATTTCCTTGTTGTTGTAAGTTTTTTCACCTTTCCCATGCTCCAACTCCCGTTGTCTTTTTCGTCTCCTTCGTCCTTAGGCTTCTAGCATATCCATGGCAACTGAAAGCATCTCTACTCTTTAGTACACCTCGATGACATTGAATGTTAACGAAAGGGATTTGGACCAACTACACTTGTAGTATAACATTCCTATTACTCACTAAATAATAATCCCAAATGCAAGCTCTTGACGGGCTTCATCTCCCCTTGTCGATTTTGTCATCTTTTTTAAGGGTCAATTATTAGGTACCCTCCGTTTTTTCTATTATGAGGTTTTTTTATTGAGGTCTCCCAATACTCCCATATTCCTTTTCAACAATTGACACCTAACTCTTTCCGTCTCCTCTGTGGAGTTATCATCATTTTTTGTTTGTACTGAATCCCACTCACACCTCGAGTTTTCCATAACTTTTCCTATCTGAAGAAGATGGACGCTGGGGTGTTCTACTTTGTAGTGAGATCTTCCTGTAGCTTCTTAGATGAGATGTTGACTTCCCACAAGGAGTGGAAGTATAAGTACCTCGTGGTAATTTTAATTTGGTCAActatgttaagttaggtcctatctgtgtttgatgtcttgtgtctaagtgtgcaggaacttaggaacacaagaagtcgagcaaaagacgcagcagacgagaaggatgacacgaaaaAGGAGTCGACTGACTCGTtgcatccgaggaacgagaagctgcggaagagtataccggtggatgagaaggatgtgcacgacgttcgagagatgagaagccggggaggaagccttCTCGATGAGAAGgtcaaagttgggttcgggtgaactgaACTCCGGTTAACCAGAGCATCACTCACGCAAAGAAGATCAGCTAAGGAGTTGATCTGCCTtacggaaggcaccttcaatggcttagaagatgccttccatgaaagtgtcgaaggcaccttccagcttgTTGGAGTCGCTTTCAagaaagataaagttttatctttgacGATAAAACTTATCTCGTTGAAggcatcttggaggcgccttcaaggcaaaGATGGAATTTTCAAATCTCTAGCCAAACTGAAACCTGATAGATGTGTATATATGCTTGCGTCCCCTACTCCCCTACCCCAAGTTGTGGCCTAGGGTCCTCTACCACTCTTACTATACGACATCTCTAAGTTGTACATGGGTCAGCTGTCAACAGATTTGATATATCTTTACCGTGAGCCATTTGCTATGGACTAGATAGATCTTTTTTGttgatgtcgagagttaaacgttaatgctagttatgataactagtttattggagtgactcactgtaagactttatatgattatctatatatgtgaatatgtctgtgaagctcttactgcagctTAAGTGTAAGTTTCATTCGACTTAAGGTATACAagttatcttggtcatggagacttatactatgacatcttaagcaagcacttcattgaggtgtggacccgagatgattgagtataagtcaaaATGTCTGAAGATATTTGGATAACCCACacaggattcaccgctccttgtgaggagatgtataccttatggtcactcgttaggattattactcaaagtctttggccaaagcatcacatgttaagagtgcgagactcttagacacatgtatgagtaatttgaatccatagaatAAGGAAATATTACTTGGGTTATATGTTATGTAGTGAATCTAGTGgggacagacacatagaccatgtcttgaaccaagtgggtataagacgcgtgaaaggaacaaggcacaactcactgtagctgctgaagggtttagaattagttctaaggtcaactatgatttttcggctaattagggatcatgatcattttataattaagtagttaattatgaacAACCAAGATAAATCGAGAATCTATTGGATCACatacactaacgagtctctaaaaaacTTAAAACAAGTTAAAGGATAGGATTCTtggatcaagagataaatgtttagttAGACCGTACATAAAACAAATatgaaatatttgtcataatgaaATCACCAATGagttacatctcttatggtagagttgaaccatatttaatttaatcatgaattagtcatgaaccaatttgatttagttgtgaaccaaactaaggggttaatagactaattttttgttaagacaTAATAGGTTGGATTTGagttttctaatccaactcattaagaggattatatatagatgtaattaggaGATAATTAGAtataagtttcattatttggtttatTGACTTTTAGAAACTCAAttcttctttccctctcctctctctccagGTGCCAAtaagagggtgctccctcttgttgccgtgaccaccacaagggagaaaaactctcccttatGTGATTCTCttattcttcctcttgatccctcttcttctttCGTGGCTaataacttccgaaggagaggcttgtactcaaggagttgtcttaaggagctcggcgtggatacaaatagagacgAGGTTCGATAATGTCActatggttgatgcccttctcattatAGGTTATCTATAAGGTATACCTAGTATAAATTTACtttcaataaaattttaattatgtgatcatgtttgacatgttgtatccttatatATGTGTGGTATGCATGATgttataattaggaattattattattttatttttcgctgcgcatgtttacgaaatatGTTCTATCACACACTCGCATAGGGCATATCCCAACATATTCCAAATGCTTGGACTTTCTTTAGGTTTGCCTCAATCCCTCACTTGATTATGATGTAACCGAGGAAACACCTACGCTTGACTCTAAACAAGCACTTGTTTGGATTTATCTTGAGACCATATTGGCATAGCGTGTTGCAGGTCTTCTAGATGTCTCCAACTAGATTGTTGTCTCAGGTACATTTAATTAGAATGTCATACACATAAACCTTAACATTCCTCTTGACCTACTACTTAAAGATATGATCCATCAATCGTTGATATATTGCTCATGTATTTTTTAGTCCACTGGTATAACAGTGTCATAGAAGGTCCTATTCGAtgtgatgaagctaaccttttcttagtCTTCGACCACCAAGGAGATCTGATGTTAGCCCTAATATGCATCCATTATGCATATGGGCTCATAGCTTGAGGTTGAGTCCATAATTGGTCGATTCAAGGTAGGAGATAGCATCCCTTTAAGCACGCTTTATtcagatcccgaaaatctatacaGACTCTCAATTTGTCTCCTGGCTTGGGGACCACCACCACATTGCTAGCCAAATCGAGAAATAAACCTCCCTAATATGGTTAGCCTCCATCTACTTTGTGATCTCGGCTTTGATTATTTTGTTCTATTTGAGCCTAAAATGCCGCTTCTTTTGTTGGACCAAACAAGCTTCTGGGTTGGTATTGAGTTGGTGTTCAATGATTGAGGGTGATCCTTGACCTCTTTGGTCTACTAAGCGAAGACTTCTTGGTTACGAGA
The genomic region above belongs to Zingiber officinale cultivar Zhangliang chromosome 11A, Zo_v1.1, whole genome shotgun sequence and contains:
- the LOC122032457 gene encoding uncharacterized protein LOC122032457, translating into MDGRSGDSSSEDPQSSSGGGRFECNICFDPAQEPVVTLCGHLFCWPCLYEWLHDHSCSSECPVCKATIDEEEIVPLYGGGTNSAEPQQSRSSSGMDIPDRPPGRRTTTATQNRQPGPNPIHRHNLNHNHHHHPRFINPNQWAGMGLTNLTPAYAVTNQLPPPPPPPHYLAGASVGNFMFLNTAANDVTAVLHRGYNNELHSLQPQAQGFQHGQGLHGWHPQWVHQGHGHHHHGIGHVRRANRGQSEIWIILLIVLVALVFSDIVSKMPL